The bacterium genome has a window encoding:
- a CDS encoding shikimate dehydrogenase — protein sequence MKPSGSTKIVKLIGYPVEHSRSPLMHNAAFQSLGLDFVYLLFSVKPSHLKEAVTGLRASNVAGANVTIPYKEEVMKYLDEITPEAKLIGAVNTIHNREGKLIGYNTDGQGFITSLLTDGKVKLEGQKVFLIGAGGAGKAVAVKLAERGVERLVITDKIVERAETLVGRLRENIPDCPVYALFPDDKEFAKTLLGSTLLVNATSMGMKKGDPCVVDPEYLHKDLFIYDVVYNRETPLIEAAKKRGLKALGGIGMLIHQGAASFEIWTGQKAPIEVMRNKILEELLGQC from the coding sequence ATGAAACCATCTGGTTCTACGAAAATTGTGAAATTGATTGGCTATCCGGTAGAGCATTCGAGAAGCCCACTTATGCACAATGCTGCTTTCCAATCCCTGGGGCTCGATTTTGTATATCTCCTCTTTTCGGTAAAGCCCTCTCATTTGAAGGAAGCAGTAACGGGTTTAAGGGCATCAAATGTCGCGGGGGCAAATGTAACCATCCCCTATAAAGAAGAAGTTATGAAATACCTGGATGAAATCACGCCCGAAGCTAAATTAATTGGTGCTGTAAACACGATTCATAATCGAGAGGGAAAACTTATAGGTTATAATACGGATGGTCAGGGTTTCATCACATCTTTACTCACCGATGGCAAAGTAAAACTCGAAGGTCAGAAGGTTTTTCTGATCGGTGCAGGAGGGGCAGGAAAGGCAGTAGCTGTAAAATTGGCTGAGAGGGGAGTGGAGAGACTGGTTATTACTGATAAGATAGTGGAAAGGGCAGAAACTCTGGTAGGGAGACTTCGAGAAAACATTCCCGATTGTCCAGTCTATGCCCTCTTTCCCGATGATAAGGAATTTGCAAAAACCCTCTTGGGAAGCACCCTTCTCGTCAATGCCACGTCAATGGGCATGAAGAAAGGAGATCCCTGTGTGGTTGACCCTGAGTATCTCCATAAAGACCTTTTTATTTATGATGTGGTTTATAATAGAGAAACTCCATTAATTGAAGCAGCAAAAAAAAGAGGATTAAAAGCTCTGGGCGGAATAGGAATGTTGATACATCAGGGAGCAGCCTCATTTGAAATCTGGACAGGTCAGAAGGCACCTATAGAAGTAATGAGAAATAAAATTCTTGAAGAGCTTTTAGGGCAATGCTAA
- a CDS encoding TldD/PmbA family protein gives MDYSKIGEEIIERVCRSKGEEAEVYIKTFRAIGIDVSEQKLENFNTPYSSGIGLRIFSKNRMGFAYTTGFDRESIERLIQQAKNNALNATPDECNSLPQVSRQKKSNRFLYEDLYDQELTKIPVGIKIDKIKEMEKKALAYDERVKRVLRTSYSDSQQEIFIFNSKGLKAGYRGTHCSCGLIAVAEAKMFLRERSKEIQLGSDFAEKRKFEELHFKKLAENAARRAVSLLGAKRLKTQRASIVLEPLVVSSFLRFIARGLGADSVQKKKSPFAKKRGKRIANKIVNIIDDGTLRGGVATFPFDDEGIPKRRTVLVKDGILSTFLYDSYTARKDKVASTGNASRSSFKALPSVGITNFFLEKGRTKREELIASIDKGLYVMETMGMHTADPVSGDFSVGVSGLWIDKGKFSFPVHGVTIAGNVLDLLNSIDAIGDDLEFYGSLGSPTIRISNLLISGE, from the coding sequence GTGGACTATTCAAAAATAGGCGAGGAGATAATCGAGCGAGTTTGCCGTTCGAAGGGAGAAGAAGCTGAAGTTTATATAAAGACATTTCGGGCAATCGGTATTGATGTTTCCGAGCAGAAACTGGAAAATTTTAATACCCCGTATAGTTCTGGAATTGGCTTAAGAATCTTTTCTAAAAACAGGATGGGTTTTGCTTATACTACTGGTTTTGACCGGGAGAGTATTGAGAGGTTAATTCAGCAGGCTAAGAATAATGCCTTAAACGCTACTCCCGATGAGTGCAACTCTTTGCCCCAAGTCAGCAGGCAAAAAAAGTCGAATAGGTTTTTATATGAAGATTTATATGACCAAGAGTTGACTAAAATTCCCGTGGGAATAAAAATCGACAAAATTAAAGAGATGGAAAAGAAGGCTCTTGCTTACGATGAGAGGGTAAAAAGAGTACTTAGGACATCCTATAGTGATAGCCAGCAGGAAATATTTATCTTCAATTCGAAAGGACTGAAAGCAGGTTATAGAGGTACCCACTGTTCTTGTGGCCTGATTGCTGTGGCTGAGGCTAAAATGTTTCTGAGGGAGAGAAGTAAAGAGATTCAGCTTGGCTCCGATTTTGCTGAGAAGAGGAAGTTTGAAGAGCTCCATTTCAAGAAGCTTGCTGAAAATGCAGCCCGTCGGGCTGTCTCTCTTTTGGGAGCGAAGAGGCTAAAAACTCAGAGGGCATCTATCGTTTTAGAACCGCTGGTGGTTTCCAGTTTTCTCAGGTTTATCGCCAGAGGTCTTGGCGCCGACTCTGTACAGAAGAAAAAGTCTCCATTTGCAAAAAAGAGAGGAAAGAGGATTGCCAATAAGATTGTCAATATTATTGATGATGGCACCTTGAGAGGAGGAGTAGCTACCTTTCCCTTCGATGACGAAGGTATACCGAAAAGAAGGACAGTTCTGGTTAAGGATGGCATACTTTCTACATTCCTTTACGATTCCTATACTGCGAGAAAGGATAAAGTTGCCTCAACCGGCAATGCTTCCAGGAGCTCTTTTAAGGCTTTACCCTCTGTGGGGATCACCAATTTCTTTCTGGAGAAAGGAAGGACCAAAAGGGAGGAATTGATTGCCAGTATAGATAAAGGGCTCTATGTAATGGAGACTATGGGAATGCACACAGCAGACCCTGTCTCGGGAGATTTTTCCGTGGGAGTTAGTGGATTATGGATAGATAAAGGAAAGTTTTCCTTTCCTGTCCACGGAGTCACCATAGCAGGCAATGTTCTCGACCTTTTGAATTCCATCGACGCCATTGGCGATGACTTAGAATTTTATGGAAGTTTAGGTTCTCCTACCATAAGAATCTCCAATCTTCTTATTAGTGGTGAGTAA
- a CDS encoding DUF6056 family protein — MKEQNNTIISNWWEKNEKIILIIIGILAFFSFINTFQNPFVWDDPGRIVENGYIKRLDNLSLLFSSKYLSYFRETTYRPLYTLTLFLNYHFFKLNVYGWRIFNIFVHILNTILIYFLIRYIFKNRTISSITALIFAIHPIHTEAVNVVVYRTELLACLFFLGSFFLYLKSIRNIKIKKGFYLLSIFMFILALCSKEMAASLPLIIVLYIYFFSQQKERKKLLVSVLPFFLIVLIWIVIARGFELPGKFVGKHELYYGSPFGSKLHLRVLSYMGPSILRYIWVSFLPLNLVLIYPHQIIGYIPAPMEFFSVLILVAILIFALKMKKFSKETSFSIFYFFISLLPVSQIIPLSVIYGERWLYIPSLGFCLLVAFLLKRLFFDKNLKKIGTLLLVSITCFYFFVTFARNRDWKDEVTLLEKNVNIYPQSMDARLQLAENYIRKKDYEKALYHIAAAYKMYPNLSKPYFSLAKYYAEKGPYNEAIKTFSNLLRDFPDECKNNADFYYYFGMAYAKGKLYDEAISHYKKVLALRPLRPYNRTIYNSLGNAYFHKNEFSKATESYKDSLNIDPDWIVPYHNLTIVYKRTGKLKEFARYFTKAVSLDSTYKGVLREPGTLQIKQK; from the coding sequence ATGAAAGAGCAAAACAACACAATAATATCTAACTGGTGGGAGAAAAATGAAAAAATAATTTTGATTATAATAGGAATTCTTGCATTTTTTTCTTTTATAAATACTTTTCAAAATCCATTCGTCTGGGACGATCCAGGACGTATTGTAGAAAACGGGTATATAAAACGATTAGATAATCTTTCGTTACTTTTCAGTTCGAAATATCTGTCATATTTCCGTGAGACAACTTACCGGCCTCTTTATACATTAACATTGTTCTTAAATTACCATTTCTTTAAGTTAAATGTATATGGTTGGAGAATTTTTAATATTTTTGTCCACATATTAAATACAATCTTAATCTATTTTCTCATTAGATATATATTCAAGAATAGAACAATCTCGTCCATTACAGCATTGATTTTTGCAATACATCCTATACATACCGAGGCAGTTAATGTGGTGGTTTACCGGACGGAATTACTTGCCTGTCTATTTTTTCTAGGGTCATTCTTTTTGTATTTAAAGAGTATAAGGAATATAAAAATTAAAAAAGGGTTTTATTTACTTTCTATTTTTATGTTTATTTTAGCTCTGTGTTCAAAAGAAATGGCGGCTTCCTTGCCTTTGATTATAGTTTTGTATATTTATTTCTTTTCACAGCAAAAAGAAAGAAAAAAACTGCTTGTTTCAGTCCTTCCTTTTTTTCTCATAGTTCTTATATGGATCGTAATAGCCCGCGGGTTTGAACTACCAGGCAAATTTGTTGGCAAGCATGAACTTTATTATGGAAGTCCATTTGGTAGTAAGTTACATTTAAGGGTTTTGTCCTACATGGGGCCTTCTATTTTGCGATACATCTGGGTGTCTTTTTTACCCCTAAATTTGGTTTTAATATATCCTCATCAGATAATAGGTTATATTCCAGCTCCAATGGAATTTTTTTCAGTTTTAATCTTAGTTGCAATTTTAATTTTTGCCCTTAAAATGAAAAAATTTTCTAAAGAAACCAGCTTTTCAATCTTTTATTTTTTTATAAGCCTCCTACCTGTATCGCAGATTATACCTTTAAGTGTAATTTATGGGGAACGCTGGTTATATATCCCATCTCTAGGATTTTGTTTGCTTGTAGCATTTTTGCTTAAGAGACTATTTTTTGACAAGAATTTAAAGAAAATAGGGACATTACTTCTTGTTTCCATTACCTGTTTTTATTTTTTTGTAACTTTCGCAAGGAATAGAGACTGGAAAGATGAAGTAACTTTATTAGAAAAAAATGTAAATATTTATCCCCAATCAATGGACGCACGCCTTCAGTTGGCTGAAAACTACATTAGAAAAAAAGATTATGAAAAAGCATTATATCATATCGCAGCGGCATATAAGATGTATCCAAATCTTTCTAAGCCATACTTCTCCTTGGCTAAGTACTACGCTGAAAAAGGCCCATATAATGAAGCTATAAAGACCTTTTCAAACCTCTTAAGAGATTTTCCAGATGAGTGTAAAAACAATGCTGATTTTTACTATTACTTTGGTATGGCTTACGCCAAAGGAAAATTGTATGATGAGGCAATTTCTCATTATAAGAAAGTTTTGGCTCTAAGACCTTTAAGACCGTACAATAGAACGATTTATAACAGTCTGGGCAATGCCTATTTCCATAAAAATGAATTTTCAAAAGCCACTGAGAGCTATAAAGATTCTTTAAATATTGACCCTGACTGGATTGTTCCCTATCATAATCTTACAATAGTCTATAAGAGAACGGGCAAATTAAAGGAATTTGCCAGATATTTTACCAAGGCAGTCAGTTTAGATTCTACTTATAAGGGAGTTCTAAGAGAACCTGGAACGTTGCAAATAAAGCAGAAGTAA
- a CDS encoding excinuclease ABC subunit UvrC, whose amino-acid sequence MKFEGKLASLPDVPGIYMMKDITGRVIYVGKAKSIRKRIPAYFQSPSTYSPRTFALISNVRDLQYIVTRNEKEALILENELIKYFHPKYNIALRDDKTYPHLKLTIDEDFPKLVMARISKKERVKHRMPGIKYFGPYPDVSSLKRTLKTIQRIFPLVKCSKSFFLARRKEGNPSSCLDFHLGQCLAPCVEWISKEDYRKIVEKVVLFLSGKGESLLKKLKEEMKGASRQLDFEKAKIFRDQIGAIQSISQRVNLRQVEKQKLKAAGKGEILIELQKAIELENLPERIEAFDISDIYGDSAVGSMVVFSGGKPENKSYRKFKIKMVTGIDDVGMMKEVIHRRYTRLIKEKGLLPDLILVDGGKGQVNGAKGVLNELGLGTIPVVGLAKGEELIFLPQRSRPIRLPFSSPVLHLIQHIRDEAHRFAIRYHRLLRKKKLIGK is encoded by the coding sequence ATGAAGTTTGAGGGAAAACTCGCTTCTCTACCTGATGTACCAGGAATATATATGATGAAGGACATTACTGGCAGAGTTATTTATGTGGGCAAAGCAAAATCGATTAGAAAGAGAATTCCTGCATATTTTCAATCCCCGAGCACTTACTCTCCAAGAACTTTTGCTTTAATTTCGAATGTGCGAGACCTCCAGTACATTGTAACCCGAAACGAAAAAGAAGCTTTGATATTAGAAAACGAGTTAATAAAATACTTCCATCCCAAATATAATATAGCCTTAAGAGATGATAAAACTTATCCTCACCTCAAGTTGACCATTGATGAGGATTTTCCTAAATTGGTGATGGCGCGGATCTCAAAAAAGGAGAGGGTGAAGCACAGAATGCCTGGGATAAAATATTTTGGTCCTTATCCCGATGTCTCTTCACTCAAGAGGACACTTAAGACAATCCAGAGGATATTCCCTCTGGTTAAATGTAGTAAGAGCTTCTTTCTGGCTCGACGAAAAGAGGGTAACCCCAGTAGTTGCTTGGATTTCCATCTGGGACAGTGCCTGGCACCTTGTGTGGAGTGGATAAGCAAGGAAGATTACAGGAAAATAGTGGAGAAAGTCGTCCTGTTTCTCTCGGGAAAGGGAGAGAGTCTTTTGAAAAAGCTGAAAGAAGAGATGAAAGGGGCATCCAGGCAACTCGACTTTGAGAAGGCAAAAATCTTTCGAGACCAGATAGGAGCAATACAGTCCATTTCCCAAAGGGTTAATTTGCGACAAGTAGAGAAACAGAAATTAAAGGCTGCTGGAAAGGGTGAGATTTTAATTGAGCTTCAAAAAGCAATAGAGTTGGAAAACTTACCGGAAAGGATAGAGGCTTTCGATATATCCGATATTTATGGAGACTCGGCTGTGGGGTCTATGGTCGTCTTTTCCGGTGGAAAGCCTGAAAATAAATCTTATAGGAAATTTAAGATAAAAATGGTCACAGGAATTGATGATGTAGGTATGATGAAAGAGGTAATCCACCGAAGGTATACGAGGTTGATAAAAGAAAAAGGATTGTTGCCAGATTTGATTCTGGTTGATGGAGGGAAAGGGCAAGTGAATGGGGCTAAAGGAGTTCTTAATGAGCTGGGACTGGGGACTATTCCCGTGGTTGGACTTGCTAAGGGAGAAGAGTTAATATTTCTGCCTCAACGTTCCCGTCCGATTCGCCTTCCCTTCAGCTCACCTGTTCTACATCTCATCCAGCATATACGAGACGAAGCTCACCGCTTTGCTATCAGGTACCACAGGTTACTACGAAAGAAAAAACTCATCGGAAAGTAA
- the murJ gene encoding murein biosynthesis integral membrane protein MurJ: MEREGKITRSVAGVSVSTLASRILGYLRDMLIANFFGAGLVADAFFVAYRIPNLLRRLLGEGALSASFIPVFTEYLTTKPKEEAQRLARISGLLLLAILSILTILGIIFSPIIVRVIAPGFIKDPQKLSLTITLTRILFPFMMAIGMAALALGILNSLHRFIIPALAPSLLSISEIFFILFICPLMERPIIGLVLGVLVGGFAQFFFQVPSLVKKGFLLPAGRSYSNPRLKLMDYPQNLLKNWNVLWKRWTSILNHPGVKRIGLLMLPATLGLSVSQVNTFVDTICATLLREGSVTALYYANRLMQLPLALFGTAIATVALPMMSRSVAATNMEELKDTLSLSLRMIMFTIIPASLGLIILGSPIISLLFERGRFTSQATQATSWALLFYSTGIVAYAGVKVVASAFYSMQDTRTPVRIASIAMVANIVLNLILMRILDVGGLAFATAIASFINLLILLYYLRKRIGRLGGKKVLLSLAKILVASSAMGIACIYFSRLLGQINKLIQVAGTILICVIIYILVAHLLRCDEIKYVWKIITRKESTNEV; the protein is encoded by the coding sequence TTGGAGAGGGAAGGAAAAATCACTAGGTCGGTTGCTGGTGTTAGCGTTTCTACCCTGGCATCTCGGATTCTTGGCTATCTAAGAGACATGCTTATAGCTAATTTTTTTGGTGCTGGTTTGGTAGCCGACGCCTTTTTTGTTGCTTATCGCATTCCCAATCTTCTCCGTCGGCTTCTTGGAGAAGGGGCGCTCTCCGCATCCTTTATTCCTGTGTTTACCGAATATTTAACTACCAAACCTAAGGAAGAAGCACAGAGACTGGCAAGAATTTCGGGCCTGCTACTTTTGGCCATCTTATCTATTTTGACAATTCTGGGAATTATCTTTTCTCCTATAATTGTCCGCGTGATTGCTCCGGGTTTCATTAAGGATCCGCAAAAACTCTCCTTAACCATTACTCTTACCCGTATCCTTTTTCCTTTCATGATGGCAATAGGTATGGCGGCTTTAGCTTTGGGAATATTGAACTCTCTTCACAGGTTTATTATTCCTGCCCTGGCTCCCTCTCTGCTCAGTATTTCTGAAATTTTCTTTATTTTGTTTATATGTCCATTAATGGAACGACCAATAATTGGACTTGTTTTGGGGGTTCTGGTTGGGGGGTTTGCCCAGTTCTTCTTTCAGGTACCCTCTTTAGTAAAGAAAGGTTTTCTTTTGCCAGCAGGGAGGAGTTACAGTAATCCCCGTCTAAAGCTGATGGACTATCCTCAGAATCTCCTGAAGAACTGGAATGTCCTGTGGAAAAGATGGACTTCCATCTTAAATCATCCGGGAGTGAAGAGAATAGGGCTGTTGATGCTTCCAGCGACTCTGGGATTATCTGTATCCCAGGTGAATACCTTTGTGGATACAATTTGCGCTACACTACTTAGAGAAGGAAGTGTTACCGCTCTATATTATGCAAATCGCCTGATGCAACTTCCTTTAGCTCTGTTTGGGACAGCGATAGCAACCGTTGCCTTGCCCATGATGTCTCGCTCAGTGGCAGCTACCAACATGGAAGAACTAAAGGATACTCTATCGTTATCACTTAGAATGATAATGTTTACTATTATTCCTGCTTCACTGGGACTGATTATTTTAGGAAGTCCCATAATCTCTCTTCTATTTGAAAGGGGAAGATTTACATCCCAAGCTACCCAGGCCACCAGCTGGGCGCTCTTATTCTATTCAACTGGAATAGTGGCCTATGCGGGAGTAAAGGTGGTAGCATCTGCATTCTATTCCATGCAGGATACCCGGACGCCAGTAAGAATAGCCTCCATTGCTATGGTGGCAAACATAGTTCTGAATCTGATCTTAATGCGTATTCTGGATGTAGGCGGGCTTGCTTTCGCTACTGCCATTGCTTCCTTTATTAATTTGTTAATCCTTCTATACTATCTAAGAAAGAGGATTGGCAGGTTGGGAGGGAAGAAAGTATTACTTTCGCTTGCTAAAATTCTAGTTGCCTCATCAGCTATGGGAATAGCCTGCATATATTTCTCCCGATTATTAGGCCAGATTAACAAGTTGATACAAGTGGCTGGTACTATTCTGATTTGTGTAATTATCTACATTTTGGTAGCGCATCTTTTGCGTTGTGATGAGATTAAATATGTATGGAAGATAATTACGCGAAAGGAATCGACAAATGAAGTTTGA
- the rpsT gene encoding 30S ribosomal protein S20 — MVKLKSGRHTQALKSQRQDKKRHLRNVAVKTKIRTIAKKVETAVVQGKPEEAKKIFLQAMKELDKAASKNIIPKRRASRKKSRLAKKINTLKEKK, encoded by the coding sequence ATGGTTAAACTAAAATCTGGACGACACACTCAAGCACTTAAATCACAAAGGCAGGATAAGAAAAGGCATCTCAGGAATGTCGCCGTTAAGACAAAAATCAGGACAATAGCTAAAAAAGTAGAGACGGCAGTCGTTCAGGGTAAACCCGAAGAAGCAAAAAAAATCTTTTTACAAGCTATGAAAGAGTTAGATAAGGCTGCCAGTAAGAATATCATACCTAAAAGAAGAGCCTCCAGAAAAAAGTCAAGATTAGCAAAAAAGATCAATACCTTAAAAGAAAAAAAGTAA